ATGTAGCTTAAGATGGTGGATGGATTATGGCAGGTCCTTATCATGGAGGTGTGTGGAGGATAAGAGTTGAGCTGCCAGATGCTTATCCATACAAGTCTCCCTCAATAGGCTTTATTAACAAAATCTATCACCCAAATGTTGATGAAATGTGAGTAGTTAACTGTTGAAACAAAAATGGGTATTCTCCATAGATCACCATTCACTACATTGTCTGTTTCAGAATGATTTGTGAAGCTGAATATCTTGGTTGATACTGATTTCAGGTCTGGCTCAGTCTGTTTAGATGTTATCAATCAGACTTGGAGTCCCATGTTTGGTAAATACTTATACTTTGTCTTCTTGAGATAAATACTGAAGCTACTTCCCAGCAATAATGATAACCTCACTGTTCAATTTTTATGTTCTTCAGATTTGGTAAATGTATTTGAGGTATTTCTACCACAGCTGCTTTTGTATCCCAACCCTTCAGACCCGCTAAATGGGGAGGCAGCAGCTTTGATGATGCGCGACCGGTCTGCTTATGAACAGAGAGTTAAAGGTAACGATCCTTTTGTGTTTTTCTGAGTGCTGGATGTCTGATTAGCTCCTCCTCCTTAAATATGTAGGAATCATTAAATTAATCACAGGGCTAAACTTTCAACTGCAAGAGAGAAAACTTTTGTTTAGCTATGCTAGGTGTTAAGCTCTTTGCCATGAGGAAATGAATTGGAAACTCTTAATTATCATGCAATGTTCCCTTCATATGGATATTATTATTGCTTCATCTAGAGATGGATTTGAACAATGCATTCCTGTGTCAATATATATCAATAGTCCTGCTTTTACTGGCTTATCAACCAGAATACTGTGAGAAATATGCCAAGCCAGAAGACATAGGGGCTGCTCCAGAGGATGAAACTAGCGATGAGGAGCCAAGTGAGGATGAATATGAGTTCCATGATGAGGAAATGGCAGGCCAAGCAGATCCTTAGCAGTTGGCCACCAATCCTCTCAACTGTTGTAATCTGTACTGTTACTTGAAGCTGATGCTTTCAGCATAATATGAACTTACACATTGGGTAGGACAAAAGTATTTCCTAGCTAGCCTCTGTtttatctctctttttttttttcttttaaattttaaataataataaatgtacAATTGCTTTATGTTTACTCCAGTTTTTTTTACACTCTTGATTCGTCCTCTATTTTCAAAAGCTCCACATTTTCTTAGTTCACAAAGGAATTGATTGTGCCGTCTGATACAAGAGTGGACGCCATGTTTGGAAATTTGTGCCCAAGCTAAATTTTCAAAGCTAAATTTTCAATCTTACAAAGAAAACAATAGAACTTTTTGCTAAAGGTGGAAGGTTAAGAAACACTAATTAGTAATTGCATCCTTCACAATTTTGCGTTGTTGAACATGGACGATAAGGGAGTAATGAAAGCTATAGTCTCAACTATAAACAGTGAAAGGTGAGCAATCGCTATTCGCAGGCTCCTGTGAAGGATTACAGAACTTGAATTCATTAGAGATATGCAACTCCCCTGAAGAGAAATGCTTTGATAAGTTTCAACTATAAACAGTGAAGCAGAGGCATAGAATTACTGCAAGACGCAGACGCGAAGACTATTGGATTTCTCAAATCATGGAAACAGTATACAATGGAGGATCAATGACCTACGCTCTATTAACAGTATGGGCTAACTGCATTTGCTACAAGCCACAAAGGGCTACTAATACACTCTGCAGCTAAACGGCAACAATTTATTATTTCTTCCTTTTCCCATTATACACTATCTTCATTAGAGTCATAAATGGCTTGGCCTTCTTTTACCGGCATCTGTTCTCAATCTTTTTACCGGATTTGCCCAACCAACACTGCCGCCTCCACTACCACTACCATTATTTGATGCTTGAGGCTGGTTGGCCCAGCCTTGCTGGTGGGAGTTCTGCTGACCCATTCTCAATTCCTTTGGAACTGGACTCATGATATTACGACCCATGCTGGGGGGAGAAACTGGACCACTTGATCCAGCCCTTGACTTCACCACTGACTTGTCCCtgtcttttctcttcttcttgcaGATAACCAACTCGCCTGGATGCAATGGAGAATCATCCTGCTGATGCTGTTCCCGGCTACTACCACTTCCACTCCCATGCCTTGTTTCCTTCGACAAGTGGACTTTGACCATTGTGTCCTCATTAGCAGGAATTGACCCTCGTTGAATTGGCTTGTGGGTAGTATTATTGTCTGGTTCTACCTCATTTATTGACCTACGTCTCTTGCTTTGACCTATAGCCACCTGTCTTGTGGCTGGGGATGGTGCAGAACTAGGGCTGGAGAAAGAGAGAGCATTTCTGGCTTCTCGGAAATCAGTGTCTGGAAATGCAATCTTCAAGATGTCAAAAAAGAGATCATGTACTTTCCTTGCTTCAGATCTCACCTGCATGATTTAAAAATACCTTGAGGTTCTTTTCTGAgagtaaataaaattatcaactgaTACAAAACAAGAGGAATGATTTtggaactttattttttaagagaaatcTGGAAAATAGGCAAGGCAAAAGAATCAAGATTTGCAGACATTGTTTTGTGGAAGCAACTTTAAGTAATTTATTAAGTTGGAATAACCAAAAGGGGGATCTAGGAGAATTACTTGTATAGTTCATAATATCGTTTGTTTAATTTATCatcttaaaacatcaaaaagtTCTGAACAGCTGGAAGTGTGGCATGACAATTTTTTAAAGGTGTTGCATTTCTTAATAGAAAGACATCTTAAAGAAGACCAACCAAACCAAAGAGGGTAATAATGCCTAACAATGCATCTACAGAATTGCTTCTAGAAACAACCTTGAAAGAGTCCTCCCAAAGGACATCTGTGTGAATGAATGTGTCTCAAAGAATGAACTAGTTAAAATGGCAATCATACCTCATGCGAGAACCCATAGAATTGCATAGCACCCTTCAACATAAATTGCACATCAAATACAAGTTCCATGACTCCATTGTACTCTAATTTGTCAACACGTAATTCAATCTTCCGCAAATCCAAAAGGTTATTTCCAACACCACTCGTGTAACTAGAATTCTCAATCTTCTTCCACAAATCCGTTAGGAGAGGCACAATTTGTTGCCCTTCCTTATCTATTCTCCTCTGGAACTTGCTAATTACATTCTTACACTGCACAAATGAGAACTTCCAGGTAAACAAATAAACAAATATAACACAACCACCATCTCATCATTCATGAAATTAAAATCATCATTCTGATACAATCTATTGTTTACCGTAAAATAATTCAAGACACAGTGTATATATAATAacaaaacaaagtgaaagaaCCAATAACAAGGGAGGTAGAAAAGTTCTTATGGTGAATTGACAttcttcataaaataaatcataatttattaaatacattaaaatgcaGGAGAGAGGAGGGAGAAGGGCAACTGACGGTACAACACTCCCATAATACTTGTATTATATTTGAATTACATGGATATGCAAAAACTGTTTATATTAGGAAATATACCATTTATTACTGGATGTTTTTCAATCAAATATTAACTAATAATAGTTTAACATTAAtgtatacaaattatttttatagctttataaattaaaagaaataaaaagaaggaTAACTGTTCTCAAGTGAAGAGTAAAAGAATATAAAGCACTTCAACAACTATAAAACAGCATCATGTCCTCAAACATGAAAATCATCAAATTCAAAGAGGCCAACCATGATTGCCCAATTATATAAGCAGATGAATGAGTAATGACACAGTATTTTCAGGTAATGCTACATGATATGAAGAACAACATTGAATAGTCAATCAAACAAAACATACCCTTCTCTGTATGACGTCAGACATCTTAGAGCCCAGCAATGAGTTCCCACTTGTATTTGTAGCTTTGCCATCCCGATTCTCTCTAGAGATTTCAGCATCTTCAGCAGGAGCAGACTGTATATTCAATCTGCTGGACTTTGGTGAAGCATGCAACTTTGATGTATTACCTATTCTCCTTGAAGGTAAGTTCCTCCTGCTTTTAGAGGAATCACTCTGATCATGCCTGGAAGCATCAGGCTCTCTAAATGTTTTCATTTCAGCATCAGTCCTCAACTGAGCTTGATATTTATGGTCCACTTGGAATGGCATCAAACATGAATCTCCACGTTGTGGCTCAATGCCAGACTTCTCCTCTGGTCTTTCCAAGGTATGGCGTGGCCGAACCCGAATACTACGTTTTCGGGTTATCTTAGGCTGCAGAACCTGTTCATCTTCACCTTCATCACGATCATGTATCCAACTCCCAGGTTGCTGGTGATCCATGTGAGAATCTCCTGACACTGCAATTTCCCCTTCCTCCAATTCATCTGGCTGgagaaaaaaaaacagaatTGCATGAAAAGATAGCAACATCTGACCAATCCAATAACTGATCACTAGTACAGAAAGATAAGAAACCTACCAGCCTTTTACTAACAGAACCTGGTCTAGCATCTAATGCAGAGAGGGATCCAAACTTCTGTGAAGAAACAGGAGAGACCATTCTTGTCATTCTTCGATTATCAGAGGAAGATCCAGAGGAACCAGCTTCTTCTACCATCCGGTTATTTCTGGCGCTTTCTGAAGCCCGGGGATACTCATAGCTATTATCACATGCTGGACCGTCATCATCTGATTGGTCCTTGTTAACGGGAGGTGCCCCAACCCCAACTGCACCACTAGATTCATCATCTTCAAATTCTCTGATTTCTCCCTCTTCTTCACGTGCAGAATATCCATTTCTCTCATCAGAACTAGCTTCAGAGTATTCCCCATTGTCATCATCAACTTCTTTGTAGTTCGGAGACTTTTTCCCCTTGGGTCGCcctctttttctttcagtttccaTTTCATTGGTTCCCATACCCATACCACTGGTAAATAAGATATTTTTTGACGGTTTCTTTGATAAATTAGCAATTGCAGCATTCACATCTCTTGTACTGGCTCGAAGCCAATTAGGGACTTGGCCATAGCTTGTCATCTCTTCAGTCCAATCCAACTCCTCATCCATTTGATCAAATAATTCAACTTCATCTTCACTCCTTGCTATCATGCGATTTACCTCTTGCAGTGATGGAACATCATGGACTGTTTCTTGATACCGCTCTTCATCATGTAGTAATGTCTCTAAAGTCATCCGTCTCTCTTCATGTGTTGTTCTTTGGTCAAAGCGTCCAGCATTGATGACCTCATCAGCCATGTCAATCTTATATTGCTGAATGTTATTCCTTATGAGGCTCTCAATAGATCCCATGTACCGATCTTTACCTGCAAAGTCATCTTCTAGATCAAGAGCACCTCCACTTCTTAATTCATCCTCTTTCTGATGGCTAGAAATTTTGTCAACAACGGCTTCCATATAAATGACTTTGACCTCTCTTGTCTGTCCAATTCGGTGGGCTCTGGCAACTGCCTGTTCCTCATTTTTAGGGTTCGGATCAGGATCATATATGATAACTGTGTCAGCAGATTGAAGATTGAGGCCCCTTCCAGCTGCACGAATGCTAAGCAAGAAGATAAAGCAGTAAGAACCAGTGCTATTAAAGTCCACAATAGCTGACTCTCGGTCTTCGAGGCTAGTTGTTCCATCAATCCTCCTGTATACCAGACGTCGCCATTGCAAGTATTCCTCCAAAATATCAAGGAGTTTTGTCATCGTGCTAAAAAGTAGCACCCGATGCCCTGTTCTTTGAAGTTTTATAAGGATCCTATCCAGAATCCAGAGTTTCCCACAAGATCTGATCAGGAAATCCTTGGAAAAGTCATTAAAATATGGGTAATTTAGTAAAGGATGATTGCAAGCCTTCCGAAGTTCCATACACCTGTTATTTAAAGTTTTGTACACCTTAGGCTGGTATATTGGATTTTTTTGAACCCTGAGCTTCTCATCTTCAGGATCAACTCGAAGAGTACCAGTAGATTTGATCCAATCATAAATGGCACTCTGAATAGCAGACATTCTACATCTCAAAACAATGGAAACCTGCAACGCAGAAGTGATGTTACAATCAAGCAAAATGAAAGACATAATCAACTGTTACTGAACAGTACCATACCTTGGGTGGAAGCGAACCTTCCACATCTTCAACACGACGCCTCAGCATAAAAGGCTCCAAAATTTGATGGAGGCGATGAATGATGATGACCTTCTTTTCAGTTTCAAGCCAGTCATCCTCTGCGTCATGAGAAGGACCTTCCTTTTGAAAGGGCTTTGAGAACCAATCATGAAATGCTTTCCGGTTATCAAAAACTTCTGGTAAAAGTAGATTTAAAAGTGACCAGAGCTCCTTCAAATCATTCTGCAGAAAAATTTTGGTCCATATCAAACACATTTCCTAGTATGCTGTCCCAAATTATGGATCAGCCTTCCATGTTCAGGATATTAAAACACCAAATTTCTGCCTTAATTTTTGCATTATAACAATCAAACTTCAAAGACATTGAATCCAAATTATTTCCCTCCCAACAGTATACTGCGTCGACTCCATTCTACTGACCATACCTTGCAGCGCTTTTATGGGTCTTCTCTAACCTTAAGAATAATATTTGTTGGAAACAGATAAATAAAACTAGACATCACAGGTCCAGCTACAGAAGGAATTTCCTTTACCTTCATTTTCCATAGCACTATATGCAAATATTAAATCCTACCATCTGAATCATTCCAAGTCCAGCATGCAGCAAAATTTTCAAATCTTGACCAGCCTACATTTCAATCTCATTTCAGGAATGCTAATGAAACATATCAGATTCGGCAGACTTTTCATCAATGGAAAAATAATTCACTACATACTTCAAATCTTTTAGCTCTTGCACACTGGTACTACCCACTTTCCTATCCTTTATAATtgcataaaacatttaatagaTAAACCACGCTTGTGACTATTGCTCTATGTCTATCTTTTATAGAGCGAGAAGGCCCAAAACAGATTTGTACTGATAGCCAAGCATGTTTCCTTAATTAACTTGAAGCTCAGTTAAACAAGTAAGATCAGTTTAGCAGAATGCCTTTTTGTGCATTGTTGGGCAGGCACACATCCAAACCAAAATTATATAAAGGAAAATAGCAAAACACAAGAAGGGGACAATCAAGAAGGAATAGTATAATTTTGCTAAGGTTAGCATATCCCCAAAAGAATCCCACTTTGTAACAAGAGAGCTGTCCGTTGACATACCTGTAATGGAGTTCCTGTTAGAAGTAAGCGCCTCTGGCAGCGATATCTGTCAAGATCACGGGCTAAAACTGATTCCCTGTCCTTCATTCTCTGTGCTTCATCAATTATGATATACTTCCAATCCACTTTAGAAAGTTTTGATCGATCATACATGATAAATTCATAAGTTGTCACAAGAACATTAAATTTCATGGCAGCAACCTCCTACACAGTAAAAGCAAAAGAAACATCAACAGTTGATAAGGAACAGAAAAGATCAAATGAAATAGTAAACATATTTTTCTTACTTGAGAGAATAATTTCGACCGCTGATCTTTTCCACCGACATAAAAAATGCATGATACAGATGGCAACCAGTTATGTAACTCACTCTGAAGCAAGAACTCGATTagacatatttaaaataaataaatgaaaaagataACAAACTATCCACATGCAACCAAAAAGTAATATACCTTCCAATTAACCAAAACAGCATTAGGTACAATTATAAGATGTGGGCCATAGTTTCCTTTAAATTCCATCAGATAAGCAATCAATGCCATCACCTGCATAGTAGAGAAAGCatttaagtataaaagaaaaaaaaacacgtTATTATCTGATCCATGAGTTATTCTAATCAGATGAGAACCATAGTTTCTAAACATTTTATACAAGGCAGGTTTTCCAGGTTATCTATTTTCTAAGATGTGAAACAAAGGTTTAAGGCCACAGACAGCCACCTGTACAGTCTTTCCAAGACCCATCTCATCTGCCAGGATTCCATTTAACTTGTTGTTATACAAAGAGAGCATCCACTGCAACCCTACCTGAATGGGATAAACATGCACAGGTGCAAGCAGCtcaaaatcttaatttttaacTCAATAAAAAGGTTAAAGAAAATCTGAAATTTACTCAACATTAGCAACCTACAAGCTGATAATCTCGTAAGGTTCCAGCTCGCAGCATGGAGGGCTGCCTTAAGACCCTCTCATTAACAGCATGAGCAAGATGGTAATATCTGGTGAAAACCACAGGGAACAAACAAAAGTCAAACCAATTACGCTAAAACATTGATTTTTTATGGAAGAATATTAACTCCAAGAAGCAGAGTTGATGCATAtggtaaaattaaatgaaacgaTCTAACTGGGCCAACCACTACATCAGCAGAACAGGATCAAATGAACAGTTCACTCCTCTCCTAGAAGAAGACAAATATGAAGCATAGAATCAAATGATAACTTACTTGCTAACGGATGAACTATCCCTGGGTGCATTCATTTCCATAAATCGGTTTCTTATCATTACTTCCTCTCCAGCACATGCTGCTGCTACCCTTACTTCTTCTTCTGATAGACCCTGTATCAACATATTAAATGAAATCTGAAATCAACCATTGAATGGACAGTAAGAAAAAGTAACAAGGATTCTAATTGTGGGAAAAAAACTAATAACCAGGTGGTAGCTAATGCTGAGAGAGGGACAAGGAAAGAATTGGAAGAAGAAAAGGGAGTTGAACAAAGCATGCCTGCAGTCTTGCAGCTGCAGCTGCAGCACTTGCAGCCTCCTCCACTTCCTGCTGATTcttggcagcagttattttacCTCCCAATTTATGAAGATATTCTTCAGTCTGAGTCAAGAATGACGAGAGAACTGCATATCTCTCAGCAGCATCACCTGCGATGCTAGTCTGCTGCTCCAGCAACATTTCCCGATACCTTTCAACATCATTGTTCTTTAACGCCTCCATCCTTTTATTGCGGTCATCATCCTTCCTCTTAGAAAATTCTCTCAACATTCTTTCATGGTATTTGGCAACTCCTCTATTGCGGGCAGTTCGTGCATCACGGATGCCCCAGTGAGCCTCAAGAAGTTTCTTACGCCACTGAAAGATGGATTTCAACTGCTTATCTCTCATGGCTTTTTGAGAAGCTTGCACTTGTCTAGCTTGCTCCATCCGTTGACGCTCACATAACCTAACAAACTTCCGATATGGCCTGTCAGGCATTGCCATTATCTCCTGCTGCTGTTGATCGACTTCATCTCTTATGCGTGCTTGTAAATCTAGAAGCCTAAgctttttttcttcaatttgtaACCGTAACACAAGATCCGGTCTTATCCTTTTCCTCTCTAAATTTACTGCCAGTAAACCATTGATTTTCTTCAGATTTTCTGACCTCTTCTTGTTAAGCACTTCCATGCCTTCCTCGAAAAGAAGATCTTTCACATCATATGCCAATGTTAGATTATTATTAGTGTTAATCATCCCTGACGACCCAATTGAATCATGCTTCCTAGTAAAAAATGGAAAATCAAATAGTGGTCCATGGTACTTTCTGGCAGAGCCAGCATCTTTAGTCTGGGGTGGAGTGCTTGCTTGTGCAGGTTTCTTTGCTTGCATTGAATCAGACACAGGGAACTGTGGTGCAACAGCTTTTCCCCTATCTGCAGTAACATCACTTCTAACAGGAGTTTTTTGCAGACTTCGTTCCACCTCCTGATCTGACTTAACAGAAATTGTAGCAGTTTGCTGCTCTTCTTTTCCAGCACCCACTGACGTTGCAGGTTCCTTTATCAGAGCTGTTGTAGCTTGCATATGACTTGCTGAGATTGTCGCTTTTTCATCTCCTGCAAAAGCTTCCTCTTTTGCAATATTCTGTCCATTAACAGATGGTTTTTCCTGAGAGTTCTCAATGGATTCCAAATGCCTTACTTGGTCGTCAGCTATTTTTCCACCAGATCTATCCTGATTAGCTCCTCCCGCAGGAAGTAACTGCTGCTGCAACTGCAACTCAAGAGGTGGTGGAGCAATAGCTCGAAGAAGCTCTTGAGGAAGTGTACCTTCTCCTTTCTGTCAAGTTACAAAGAGAGAATCAGCATTAATTGCTTGGAAATTATTAACTAACGTTCTCAAGTGTACTTCAAAAAACAATGtaaaaatgataagaaaagaGAGcacgagagaaagagagagagctaGTCAGCTTCACACCTTCAGTCGCCTAAATGCTAGTATTTGTGCTTTAAGAACATGTAATTGCTGTTTAGTGAACCCAACATGTGGTTGTGCCATCTGGACACCAGGCCCACCCTGTGATGGGAACTGGTTGTTTGATCCTCCATCATCAGAAGAGCCAGCAGATTGTAGAGGAGATCGACTCAATTGCTTCAGATGCTGCATTTGTAAGTTTTCGGGGCTATTTAATGCATTTTTTGCAGGCAAAGTCTGATCTGCACCTTGACTGATGCTTGCAGATGACTGAGGTGGATGCATGGGAGGCATTCCATTGCCAAGCACAGCCCCGGTTCTGGGAGGCCCTTGGTTCTCTCTGCTCTGAAAGGCAAGCTGTTGCCCTGCAAGGTTGTTGGTGCTGTTGACCAACCCCACATTGGAACTGGGGCCAAAAGGAGCAGATGGAACACTCTGCCTCACTTTAGGAGGGCCAGACTGCCCAGATGCATCACTAGAGGAATTAGCATGTGGAGAACTCTCACTTGCAACAGGTGGAGAAGCAACCTGATGCTTGGACATTGATGCAGGAACAGGTGATGCCTGTGGACCTGCACTGCTTTCATTAGCCTTTTGCTGTGCAGCCATCCTTGATTGCATGAGTGGAATGAGTTGCGCCATCAGGTTGGCATTTGCAGGTAATGACAGATCAATGTTGCGCTCATGTGCCCATGCTTGCATTGCTTGCAACTGCGCAGCCATTGCAAGCTGGTTGTTTGCCATATTTTGGATGCTTTGATGAGGCTGTGGTGCCTGCATCTGTCTCACAACATTAGAAGGCATTTGTTGTCCAAAGACAGGGGGATGGATTGAAGGCTTTTGCTCATTCCTCAATTCAGAAGCTTGCTGTTGTGATTGCTCCACTGGCTTTTCACCACGAGAATTCTCGGATGAGATTTTGGATGACGATGCCTGAGCTTGGTTAACTGCCTGAATGGACATGAATTCTTGCATTCTTGCCATTCGCATATCATGATCCTTGCTAGTTGCGGGGCCAAACATTCCCATCTTAGCTGCTTGCTGTGACTGCATAGCAAAAGCTGACTTTTGTTGCTGGATAGCAAACTGAAGATATGCCTGATGAACTGGATTCATAACTTGCTGCTCAACAGCTTGATTCCTATTCTGGCCATCCTGGGAGGAACCATGCTGCTGAGCCAAATCAAAGAATTTTTTGGACTGTTGAGACATTTGCACTGAACCTGGAGATGAAGCAAAATTGCCTCCTCCTATAACTCCTTGAAATGCTCCCGCTTGATAAGCTAGAAAGGTTTCATTGCCTTCAGGTTTTCTATGTAATTGTTGTTGCAATGCCTGCATGAATAACCCAACATTTTAAAATCATAACAAAAATTCAACATCATCTTCCATAGTTATTACCATATGATATTCTCTTCCTAAAAGGATAAACCACACAAATAAAAGATACGAGTAACCTTGATAAGGGCACTTATAGAACTCAGAAGTCAGAACACTGCGAGAAAACTCACCAGCTACCCATAACAAGATGATTAAACCACACAAATACCAACTGAACTCTGAAATGCGATTGTGATTCAGAATCCCACAGAgacgaaaaaagaaaagaaaaaacaaacaaacaaacaggaACCAGCTAACCTAACAGACTAATACGCATTcttgctatcagattcattgtTATAAAAATTACACCACCTATAGGTGAAGGCAAAAGACAGATTAGGATAATTCTTCCATCCAAAATATCAggtcaacaaaaaaaaaaatttaccatGCAACTGAAAAAACCTCATAATTATTGTAGCCTACCATGAATGACACAATGCAGAAGGAAGGAAACAAGAAAAACATTTGAACATTGCTGGTAAGTTCCTCTTCTAGATTGCCATCAGTAAGCCTTATCGTAAAAATAACTGTACAAAGTTTCAACCATAAgcaaaaactatatttttttactCTAAACGAACcttaaaaacatatatttacatgaaagaaaaaaaagatgaaTAATTTGACCAACCCAAACAAGGACGCTTCGATTTTCTTAACATTTACAACCAAAAAGTTGAAGACATGCTACCCAAAAAGTTGAAGACACAAACCGACGGGAATGCAGGAAGCATGCTACACAAAAATTAACAGCCATAAAGCGAGCAACTACACCTAGCTGCAGTAATTAAGCTTGTTTGACACCAGTTAAAAGCGGGGCTGATGCATAATTACAACCAGAGCAACTCAAAGTTTAACGTCAGTACCCATCTTGTACTAAATTAGTAAATGCCTAGTTGGACAGCTCAGATGCCTAAAAAACTTACCGATTGATTAAAATTCAACTTGGTACCCAACTAATCACTCGCATTAATTACTAAATTCAGTGGTAATACATCAATAATCACCCATTTCACATCTATTTATTTACAAAGATGCCTCAAATTCATCAGCCCAATGCAAAATCAACCAATTACTACTAAAATAAACACTAAGCTCACAATCCCCTACCTGTCTATATCCTATTTgctgttgctgctgctgctgtacTGAGTCGAACCCTAACTGTGGCGTCGATACtgcagaggaagaagaagatggcGATGCTGCTGATGACGTGGATGCCGCCCGCCCAGCCGGGCCCATTCGGCTGGGCCCACCACCACCACCCCCAGTAGATTGCATGCAAATTTAATACCAAAATGAAACCAATGCTTTTAAATTTCCCCCAGAAAGTGAAAAATCAGAAAAAAGCAGAAACAGAGTAGAAATAGAGGAAAAAGCCAAATCCCTCCAAAACTTTGACAAAACCCCAATTTTACCCTCCCGATCCCAACGTTCAAAACATTACACACAGCTGTAGTTTCCCTccgcctctctctctctctctctttttttac
The sequence above is a segment of the Manihot esculenta cultivar AM560-2 chromosome 5, M.esculenta_v8, whole genome shotgun sequence genome. Coding sequences within it:
- the LOC110614381 gene encoding ATP-dependent helicase BRM — protein: MQSTGGGGGGPSRMGPAGRAASTSSAASPSSSSSAVSTPQLGFDSVQQQQQQQIGYRQALQQQLHRKPEGNETFLAYQAGAFQGVIGGGNFASSPGSVQMSQQSKKFFDLAQQHGSSQDGQNRNQAVEQQVMNPVHQAYLQFAIQQQKSAFAMQSQQAAKMGMFGPATSKDHDMRMARMQEFMSIQAVNQAQASSSKISSENSRGEKPVEQSQQQASELRNEQKPSIHPPVFGQQMPSNVVRQMQAPQPHQSIQNMANNQLAMAAQLQAMQAWAHERNIDLSLPANANLMAQLIPLMQSRMAAQQKANESSAGPQASPVPASMSKHQVASPPVASESSPHANSSSDASGQSGPPKVRQSVPSAPFGPSSNVGLVNSTNNLAGQQLAFQSRENQGPPRTGAVLGNGMPPMHPPQSSASISQGADQTLPAKNALNSPENLQMQHLKQLSRSPLQSAGSSDDGGSNNQFPSQGGPGVQMAQPHVGFTKQQLHVLKAQILAFRRLKKGEGTLPQELLRAIAPPPLELQLQQQLLPAGGANQDRSGGKIADDQVRHLESIENSQEKPSVNGQNIAKEEAFAGDEKATISASHMQATTALIKEPATSVGAGKEEQQTATISVKSDQEVERSLQKTPVRSDVTADRGKAVAPQFPVSDSMQAKKPAQASTPPQTKDAGSARKYHGPLFDFPFFTRKHDSIGSSGMINTNNNLTLAYDVKDLLFEEGMEVLNKKRSENLKKINGLLAVNLERKRIRPDLVLRLQIEEKKLRLLDLQARIRDEVDQQQQEIMAMPDRPYRKFVRLCERQRMEQARQVQASQKAMRDKQLKSIFQWRKKLLEAHWGIRDARTARNRGVAKYHERMLREFSKRKDDDRNKRMEALKNNDVERYREMLLEQQTSIAGDAAERYAVLSSFLTQTEEYLHKLGGKITAAKNQQEVEEAASAAAAAARLQGLSEEEVRVAAACAGEEVMIRNRFMEMNAPRDSSSVSKYYHLAHAVNERVLRQPSMLRAGTLRDYQLVGLQWMLSLYNNKLNGILADEMGLGKTVQVMALIAYLMEFKGNYGPHLIIVPNAVLVNWKSELHNWLPSVSCIFYVGGKDQRSKLFSQEVAAMKFNVLVTTYEFIMYDRSKLSKVDWKYIIIDEAQRMKDRESVLARDLDRYRCQRRLLLTGTPLQNDLKELWSLLNLLLPEVFDNRKAFHDWFSKPFQKEGPSHDAEDDWLETEKKVIIIHRLHQILEPFMLRRRVEDVEGSLPPKVSIVLRCRMSAIQSAIYDWIKSTGTLRVDPEDEKLRVQKNPIYQPKVYKTLNNRCMELRKACNHPLLNYPYFNDFSKDFLIRSCGKLWILDRILIKLQRTGHRVLLFSTMTKLLDILEEYLQWRRLVYRRIDGTTSLEDRESAIVDFNSTGSYCFIFLLSIRAAGRGLNLQSADTVIIYDPDPNPKNEEQAVARAHRIGQTREVKVIYMEAVVDKISSHQKEDELRSGGALDLEDDFAGKDRYMGSIESLIRNNIQQYKIDMADEVINAGRFDQRTTHEERRMTLETLLHDEERYQETVHDVPSLQEVNRMIARSEDEVELFDQMDEELDWTEEMTSYGQVPNWLRASTRDVNAAIANLSKKPSKNILFTSGMGMGTNEMETERKRGRPKGKKSPNYKEVDDDNGEYSEASSDERNGYSAREEEGEIREFEDDESSGAVGVGAPPVNKDQSDDDGPACDNSYEYPRASESARNNRMVEEAGSSGSSSDNRRMTRMVSPVSSQKFGSLSALDARPGSVSKRLPDELEEGEIAVSGDSHMDHQQPGSWIHDRDEGEDEQVLQPKITRKRSIRVRPRHTLERPEEKSGIEPQRGDSCLMPFQVDHKYQAQLRTDAEMKTFREPDASRHDQSDSSKSRRNLPSRRIGNTSKLHASPKSSRLNIQSAPAEDAEISRENRDGKATNTSGNSLLGSKMSDVIQRRCKNVISKFQRRIDKEGQQIVPLLTDLWKKIENSSYTSGVGNNLLDLRKIELRVDKLEYNGVMELVFDVQFMLKGAMQFYGFSHEVRSEARKVHDLFFDILKIAFPDTDFREARNALSFSSPSSAPSPATRQVAIGQSKRRRSINEVEPDNNTTHKPIQRGSIPANEDTMVKVHLSKETRHGSGSGSSREQHQQDDSPLHPGELVICKKKRKDRDKSVVKSRAGSSGPVSPPSMGRNIMSPVPKELRMGQQNSHQQGWANQPQASNNGSGSGGGSVGWANPVKRLRTDAGKRRPSHL
- the LOC110614382 gene encoding ubiquitin-conjugating enzyme E2-23 kDa, whose product is MSSPSKRRDMDLMKLMMSDYKVEMINDGMHEFYVHFHGPNDSPYHGGVWRIRVELPDAYPYKSPSIGFINKIYHPNVDEMSGSVCLDVINQTWSPMFDLVNVFEVFLPQLLLYPNPSDPLNGEAAALMMRDRSAYEQRVKEYCEKYAKPEDIGAAPEDETSDEEPSEDEYEFHDEEMAGQADP